The following proteins come from a genomic window of Lycium ferocissimum isolate CSIRO_LF1 chromosome 4, AGI_CSIRO_Lferr_CH_V1, whole genome shotgun sequence:
- the LOC132054548 gene encoding FCS-Like Zinc finger 17-like — protein sequence MWPLKLIVSKEIQFHSLAQKLLKDPNILKFTKVKSMIFLMNHITASTTDQYSCDGRTALQDSCFLKSCFFCKKPLRLDKEVYMYGGELGFCSVDCRNKQIYLDEMKNIETHTKTILASIHQRQQAGQCSENTVLSEDCRQRGKPLSCTKNRVTFTISSSINHQ from the exons atgtggcccTTGAAATTGATAGTAAGTAAAGAGATACAGTTTCATTCACTTGCTCAAAAGCTTTTAAAAGATCCCAATATTCTAAAATTCACAAAAGTAAAATCCATGATCTTCCTTATGAATCATATAACAGCCTCCACTACTGATCAATATTCTTGCGATGGGCGTACTGCTCTTCAGGATTCTTGCTTTCTCAAATCTTGTTTCTTCTGCAAGAAGCCTCTTCGCCTTGACAAGGAAGTGTACATGTACGG GGGTGAGCTGGGCTTCTGCAGTGTGGATTGTAGGAATAAACAGATATACTTggatgaaatgaaaaatattgagaCTCATACTAAGACAATTCTTGCATCTATACACCAACGTCAACAGGCTGGCCAGTGTAGTGAAAATACCGTTCTATCGGAGGATTGCCGGCAGCGTGGCAAGCCATTGTCGTGTACTAAGAATCGAGTTACATTCACAATCTCATCGTCGataaatcatcaataa